In a single window of the Gossypium hirsutum isolate 1008001.06 chromosome A13, Gossypium_hirsutum_v2.1, whole genome shotgun sequence genome:
- the LOC107894132 gene encoding uncharacterized protein isoform X2: MGGEYYWETVPPTATVDPLSLEREEHWRRFDNSVNAVSFGFVATAILISMFLVMAIFERFIRPTSDTSTTPNDLESHNIFNAKLNYPSPKDKACRLNTNPIISMEDGSGWLGILSSHSDDSLCE; the protein is encoded by the exons ATGGGTGGTGAATATTACTGGGAAACGGTGCCACCTACTGCCACAGTGGATCCATTGAGTTTAGAGAGGGAAGAGCATTGGAGACGTTTCGACAACTCGGTGAATGCGGTGTCGTTTGGGTTTGTAGCTACTGCAATTCTCATATCAATGTTCCTTGTTATGGCTATCTTCGAGAGGTTCATCAGGCCAACTTCCGATACCTCTACAACCCCTAATGACCTTGAGTCTCACAATATTTTCAATGCCAAGCTTAATTACCCTTCTCCCAAA GATAAGGCATGCCGATTAAATACTAATCCCATCATCTCCATGGAAGATGGCAGTGGATGGCTCGGAATTCTCAGTTCACACAGCG ATGACAGTTTATGCGAATGA
- the LOC107894132 gene encoding uncharacterized protein isoform X1: MGGEYYWETVPPTATVDPLSLEREEHWRRFDNSVNAVSFGFVATAILISMFLVMAIFERFIRPTSDTSTTPNDLESHNIFNAKLNYPSPKMTVYANEVSVLMPGEETPTFIAHPTPALVPCPPDRVLRPLHQKSQSIGVPSSLS; this comes from the exons ATGGGTGGTGAATATTACTGGGAAACGGTGCCACCTACTGCCACAGTGGATCCATTGAGTTTAGAGAGGGAAGAGCATTGGAGACGTTTCGACAACTCGGTGAATGCGGTGTCGTTTGGGTTTGTAGCTACTGCAATTCTCATATCAATGTTCCTTGTTATGGCTATCTTCGAGAGGTTCATCAGGCCAACTTCCGATACCTCTACAACCCCTAATGACCTTGAGTCTCACAATATTTTCAATGCCAAGCTTAATTACCCTTCTCCCAAA ATGACAGTTTATGCGAATGAAGTATCAGTTTTAATGCCTGGTGAGGAAACTCCTACTTTCATTGCACATCCTACTCCAGCTCTGGTGCCATGTCCACCAGACCGTGTCTTGAGACCTCTGCATCAAAAGAGCCAAAGCATTGGTGTTCCTTCAAGCTTAAGCTGA